The DNA segment TAAGTCCTTCACGGAAATTTGAAATAATCGGCGTTTCAATAATTGAGCCATCAGGTTTTGCCATAAGACCCCTCATCGCAGCAAGCTGTGAAATTTGAGCTGCTGAACCTCTAGCACCAGAATCTGCCATCATATAAATAGAGTTAAATCCTTCTTTATCTTTTTTAATTAACTCCATCATATCTTTTGACAAGATATTATTAGTGCTTTTCCAAATATCAATAATCTTATTATATCTTTCACCCGAAGTAATCAAACCTAAATTGTATGAATTTTGAATTTCTCTTACTTGTTTTTTAGCTTCTTCTATGCTTTTTTGCTTTTGATCAGGCACAATAATATCAGCAATTGAAATAGAAATACCTGCTTTTGTTGCATATTCAAAACCAAGATCTTTTAGTTTATCTAAAAAGCTAGCACTTACTTCAAGGCCACCTTCTTTATAAACATAATCAACCAAAGCTGCAATATCTTTTTTCTTCATGACTTTATTCCACATATTTTCAGGAACAAAATCAGGTAAGATAGACTTAATAATCAATCTACCCGCGGTTGTTGTGATTTTTCTTCCATCAACCACACTTCTAATGCTTGCATGAATATCTAAAGATTTTGCTTCTAGAGCAATCATAACCTCTTCAATACCTGTGCAAATTTTATGCTCACCTTTAGCACCATCTTTTTCTAAAGATAGATAATAAATCCCCAAAACCATATCTTGAGAAGGTACAGTTACAGAACGACCACTTGCTGGAAGCAAGATATTCATAGATGAGAGCATTAATACTTTACACTCAGCTATTGCTTCTTGAGATAAAGGCACATGCACAGCCATTTGGTCCCCGTCAAAGTCAGCATTAAATGCCGCACACACTAATGGATGAAGTTGAATCGCTTTACCCTCTACAAGCACAGGATGAAAAGCTTGGATAGAAAGTTTATGCAAGGTTGGAGCACGGTTAAGCATTACAGGATGACCTTTAACAACCTCTTCTAAGCACTCCCAAACCTCATTAGTTTTGTTTTCTATCATTTTTTTAGCTTGTTTTACGGTAGTTGCATAACCTTTTTCTTCAAGCTTAGCTAACAAATGTGGTTTAAATAATTCTAAAGCCATTTTTTTAGGTAAACCGCATTGATCCATTCTAAGTTTTGGTCCAACAACAATAACACTACGACCTGAGAAATCCACCCTTTTACCAAGTAGATTTTGTCTAAAACGACCTTGTTTACCTTTGATAATTTCACTTAAAGATTTCAATGGGCGCTTATTTGCACCTTTAACTGCATTTGCTCTTCTGCCATTATCAAACAAAGCATCAACTGCTTCTTGTAGCATTCTTTTTTCATTTCTAATGATAATTTCAGGTGCATCAAGCTCCATAAGTCTTTTTAAACGCGTATTTCTATTGATAACCCTTCTATATAAATCATTCACATCAGAAACTGCAAATTTTCCACCATCTAAAGCTACCAAAGGTCTTAAATCAGGTGGTAATACAGGTAAATTTGTGATCATCATCCACTCGGGACGATTTGGTACTACTTCATCAATATTTGTATTGCTATTTAAATTACTATTTAAGAAATTTTCTACTACTTTTAAGCGTTTGATGATAGTTTTTTTCTTTGCCTCTGAATTAGTTGCTGCAATATCTTCTTTTAATTTATTTAAAAGCTCGACAAGATCTAAATTTGCTAGCAAATCTCTAACAACTTCACCACCCATTCTAGCTTTAAATCCACTACTTTCATAGCGTTGCATTAAATTTAAATACTGCTCTTCATTTAACACATCACAAAATTCAACTTTTTTAGTATTTTCATTATCATAGTACGCATCACCTGGATTTTCTACTATATATGCTTCATAATATAATACGCGTTCTAAGTCTTTCATCTTTACGCCGAGTAAAGTACCGATACGACTTGGTAAAGAGTTCACATACCATATATGTGCTACTGGGGTAACTAGCTCAATATGCCCCATTCTTGAACGACGCACTTTAGAACTAGTAACTTCAACACCACATTTTTCACACTTAATGCCCTTAAAACGCATTTTTTTATACTTACCACAAAGACACTCATAATCTCTTACTGGTCCAAAAATTTTAGCACAAAAAAGCCCATCTCTTTCAGGCTTTAAAGTTCTATAATTAATCGTTTCTGGTTTTTTTACTTCCCCATAAGACCATGATTTGATTTTTTCAGGACTTGCAAGTCTTAATTGAAAAGCTTCAAAGTCTCTAGGTCTGCCATCTTCTTTTATTTCGATAGGTTTAAATTTACTCATTATTCTCATCCTTATCAAAAATCTCAACATCTAAAGCAAGAGATTTTAATTCATTTGTAAGTACAAAGAATGTCTCTGGAAT comes from the Campylobacter lari genome and includes:
- the rpoC gene encoding DNA-directed RNA polymerase subunit beta' → MSKFKPIEIKEDGRPRDFEAFQLRLASPEKIKSWSYGEVKKPETINYRTLKPERDGLFCAKIFGPVRDYECLCGKYKKMRFKGIKCEKCGVEVTSSKVRRSRMGHIELVTPVAHIWYVNSLPSRIGTLLGVKMKDLERVLYYEAYIVENPGDAYYDNENTKKVEFCDVLNEEQYLNLMQRYESSGFKARMGGEVVRDLLANLDLVELLNKLKEDIAATNSEAKKKTIIKRLKVVENFLNSNLNSNTNIDEVVPNRPEWMMITNLPVLPPDLRPLVALDGGKFAVSDVNDLYRRVINRNTRLKRLMELDAPEIIIRNEKRMLQEAVDALFDNGRRANAVKGANKRPLKSLSEIIKGKQGRFRQNLLGKRVDFSGRSVIVVGPKLRMDQCGLPKKMALELFKPHLLAKLEEKGYATTVKQAKKMIENKTNEVWECLEEVVKGHPVMLNRAPTLHKLSIQAFHPVLVEGKAIQLHPLVCAAFNADFDGDQMAVHVPLSQEAIAECKVLMLSSMNILLPASGRSVTVPSQDMVLGIYYLSLEKDGAKGEHKICTGIEEVMIALEAKSLDIHASIRSVVDGRKITTTAGRLIIKSILPDFVPENMWNKVMKKKDIAALVDYVYKEGGLEVSASFLDKLKDLGFEYATKAGISISIADIIVPDQKQKSIEEAKKQVREIQNSYNLGLITSGERYNKIIDIWKSTNNILSKDMMELIKKDKEGFNSIYMMADSGARGSAAQISQLAAMRGLMAKPDGSIIETPIISNFREGLNVLEYFISTHGARKGLADTALKTANAGYLTRKLIDVAQNVKVTMDDCGAHEGVEINEITADGVVIETLEERILGRVLAENIIDSITNEILFSEGTLIDEEKTRVIVESGVKSVSIRTPITCKAKKGVCSKCYGINLGEGKLVKPGEAVGIISAQSIGEPGTQLTLRTFHSGGTASTDLQDRQVVAHKEGFVRFYNLNTYEDRQGKTIVANHRNAAILLVEPKIKAPFKGTIHIEHAYEDVVVSVKAKNNEAKFILRKYDLAKANELAGVSGNIEGKLYIPYSDGVEVAENESIVEVIKEGWNIPNRIPYASELLVKDGDPITQDIIAGAKGTLKFYMLKGDGLDRIKNLKKGDIVKEKGVFVVIADENDREAKRHYIPRESVIEFDDSAFVDNPKAIIAKSSKEDKTIIAEWDAYNNTVIAEVAGTINFEDIESGYSADEQIDEATGKRSLVINEYLPSGVRPALLIIGENDKVVRYQLEPKTVIYVNDGDKVKQADILAKTPKAAAKSKDITGGLPRVSELFEARKPKNTAVVAEIDGVVRFDKPLRSKERIIIQAEDGSSAEYLIDKSKRIQVRDGEFIHAGEKLTDGVISSHDVLRILGEKALHYYLISEIQQVYRGQGVVISDKHIEIIVSQMLRQVKIVDSGHTNFIVGDLVSRRKFREENERILRYGGEPAVAEPVLLGVTRAAIGSDSVISAASFQETTKVLTEASIAGKFDYLEDLKENVILGRMIPVGTGLYQEQKLKLKEKE